Proteins from one Pontibacter korlensis genomic window:
- a CDS encoding PAS domain-containing hybrid sensor histidine kinase/response regulator, whose amino-acid sequence MEESVEELYDNAPCGYFSTLPDGTFIKINNTFQTWLEYDAKQLLFVKKIQDLLPIGDAIYYETHYYPLLQMQGFINEINFSLRASSGKLLPVLLNTTLVRDLQGRPALYRTTVFNITDRKKYELELLKAKKKAEDAARVKAEFLSTVSHEIRTPINAIVGIVHLMRNTTLSPQQAEYLSVLELSTENLLKLINNILDFNKIEAGKVSLDEESVAIRDLVASILHGFEARAEANGLTIKYEIDEQIPEHLFVDPLKLVQVLNNLISNALKFTEHGHVAVKITQKKQVRDRVSIGFEVADTGIGIAPDKQKIIFEDFAQANSYINRTYGGTGLGLAISQRLLALYNSELKVESEQGKGSRFYFNLELKVSKEAAKATLQQTETNTAKGVRLLLVEDNKINVYVLSQYLTNWGVRYDVVGNGQEAIEKVIRYDYDLILMDLQMPVMDGYEATRRIRSMEDGKYAKIPIVALTASAQAEYQGKLEESGMNGILAKPFNPSILYKLIASYSSGTLSEEEREKNVVQHHDKTQGPFNLSTFNDLMSDDPEGMLELITITISALQEASVEITKAIKERNSQSYNYWVQNIETSLELLHAKPLHAALEHGTILLRAVPLDPDQLELVEHLIGTQFRLILKGLDERLQTG is encoded by the coding sequence TTGGAAGAGAGTGTAGAAGAGCTTTATGATAATGCTCCATGTGGTTATTTTTCTACGCTCCCTGACGGAACGTTCATCAAAATCAACAACACTTTTCAAACCTGGCTGGAGTATGATGCAAAGCAGCTACTCTTTGTGAAGAAGATACAGGACCTGCTCCCCATTGGCGATGCCATCTATTATGAAACCCATTACTACCCGCTACTGCAAATGCAGGGTTTTATAAACGAGATTAACTTTTCGCTTAGGGCCAGTTCAGGAAAACTCCTTCCAGTTTTGCTAAATACTACTCTTGTAAGAGATCTGCAAGGAAGGCCTGCCCTATACAGGACTACTGTATTCAATATCACAGACCGCAAGAAGTATGAGCTTGAGCTGCTAAAAGCCAAGAAAAAAGCAGAGGATGCAGCCCGTGTAAAAGCGGAGTTTTTGTCTACTGTCAGCCATGAGATAAGAACACCAATCAATGCTATCGTCGGAATTGTACACCTGATGCGTAATACAACACTATCGCCTCAGCAGGCAGAGTACCTGAGCGTGCTGGAACTCTCAACTGAAAACCTGCTGAAGCTCATTAACAACATTCTCGACTTCAATAAAATCGAAGCAGGCAAAGTGAGCCTTGATGAGGAAAGTGTTGCTATAAGAGATTTAGTGGCTAGTATACTACATGGTTTTGAGGCCAGGGCAGAAGCGAATGGACTCACTATCAAGTATGAGATTGACGAGCAAATACCTGAGCACCTTTTTGTTGATCCCTTAAAGCTGGTGCAGGTACTTAATAACCTCATAAGCAATGCCTTGAAATTTACTGAGCATGGTCATGTAGCTGTTAAGATAACACAAAAGAAGCAAGTCAGGGACAGGGTGTCTATTGGCTTTGAGGTTGCAGACACAGGCATTGGCATCGCGCCTGATAAGCAGAAAATCATATTCGAAGATTTTGCTCAGGCCAACTCCTATATCAACCGGACTTATGGCGGTACTGGTTTAGGGCTTGCCATCAGCCAAAGGCTGCTTGCGCTTTATAACAGTGAGCTAAAGGTGGAAAGTGAGCAGGGTAAAGGTTCTCGCTTTTATTTTAACCTCGAGCTAAAGGTAAGCAAGGAGGCTGCCAAGGCAACTCTACAACAAACAGAAACCAATACTGCCAAAGGGGTAAGGCTGCTGCTTGTGGAGGACAACAAGATCAATGTTTATGTGCTGTCGCAGTACCTGACAAATTGGGGGGTAAGGTATGATGTAGTTGGTAATGGGCAGGAGGCAATTGAGAAGGTAATAAGGTATGATTACGATTTGATTCTGATGGACCTGCAAATGCCAGTGATGGATGGTTACGAAGCCACCAGGAGAATCAGAAGTATGGAGGATGGCAAGTATGCTAAAATACCCATTGTGGCCTTAACAGCTTCAGCACAGGCAGAGTATCAGGGAAAGCTGGAGGAGTCAGGTATGAACGGAATACTTGCCAAGCCCTTCAACCCAAGTATACTTTACAAGCTGATTGCTTCTTACAGTTCCGGCACTCTTTCCGAAGAAGAGCGGGAGAAGAATGTAGTACAGCATCATGATAAAACGCAGGGGCCTTTCAATCTCTCAACCTTCAACGATCTCATGTCTGACGACCCTGAGGGGATGCTGGAGTTAATAACAATTACGATAAGTGCGCTGCAAGAAGCAAGTGTAGAAATAACTAAAGCGATAAAAGAGCGAAATTCGCAGTCGTACAATTATTGGGTACAGAATATTGAAACCTCACTAGAGCTTTTACATGCAAAGCCGTTACACGCAGCGCTGGAGCATGGTACCATCTTGTTGAGAGCTGTACCCCTTGACCCCGACCAACTTGAGCTGGTAGAGCACCTTATCGGCACCCAATTCAGGTTGATACTAAAAGGGCTGGATGAGAGATTACAAACTGGTTGA
- a CDS encoding alpha/beta fold hydrolase gives MDVLKRHNVHVFGQGEMPMVFAHGYGCDQNMWRFITPAFQHNFKIVLFDYVGAGKSDESAYRKDKYSNLQGYADDILEICHALELEDVILVGHSVSSMVGVLAVIKEPGLFHSLIMVSPSPYYISEGDYIGGFSREDLEGMLQSLESNYLGWSSAAAPVIMGNPDRPELSEELTNSFCKTNPDIAKQFAEVTFLSDNRADLPKVKIMSLILQCSQDVIAPTPVGEYVHQAVEGSEFVMLDASGHCPHISEPEQTIAAIKSFLDRNISGK, from the coding sequence ATGGATGTACTTAAAAGGCATAATGTTCATGTGTTTGGACAAGGGGAGATGCCCATGGTATTTGCTCATGGCTATGGCTGTGACCAAAATATGTGGAGGTTTATAACCCCAGCTTTCCAGCACAATTTTAAGATTGTGCTGTTCGACTATGTAGGTGCTGGCAAGTCTGATGAGAGTGCTTATAGGAAAGACAAGTACAGTAATTTGCAAGGATATGCCGATGATATACTGGAAATATGCCATGCGCTGGAACTAGAGGATGTAATTCTGGTGGGGCACTCAGTAAGTTCTATGGTAGGAGTGTTGGCTGTTATCAAAGAACCAGGGCTGTTCCACAGCCTGATTATGGTTAGCCCGTCTCCTTACTACATTAGCGAAGGAGACTACATTGGAGGCTTCTCAAGAGAGGATTTAGAAGGAATGCTTCAGTCGCTGGAGAGTAATTACCTTGGGTGGTCTAGTGCGGCAGCGCCTGTAATAATGGGAAACCCTGACAGGCCGGAGCTAAGTGAGGAGCTAACCAACAGCTTTTGCAAAACAAATCCGGATATTGCCAAGCAGTTTGCAGAGGTAACTTTTCTATCCGACAACAGGGCTGATCTGCCAAAAGTAAAAATTATGTCGCTGATACTGCAGTGCAGCCAGGATGTGATAGCCCCTACACCTGTAGGTGAGTACGTGCATCAGGCTGTTGAAGGCAGTGAGTTCGTTATGCTTGATGCATCGGGTCATTGTCCGCATATTAGTGAACCAGAGCAGACCATAGCTGCTATTAAAAGCTTCTTAGACCGAAATATCAGTGGTAAGTAG